In Sphaeramia orbicularis chromosome 12, fSphaOr1.1, whole genome shotgun sequence, the following proteins share a genomic window:
- the fbxw2 gene encoding F-box/WD repeat-containing protein 2, with translation MEKAAFEGWLESVSATFLTLSDQQRNQSLDHLISLSGAAQLRHLSNGLETLLKRDFLRLLPLELAFYLLRWLDPQTLLTCCLVCKQWNKVISSCTEVWQGVCRELGWRIDESIQDASHWKGVYLKAKLRMMQLKDQEAFETSSLIGHSARVYALYYKDGLLCTGSDDLSAKLWDVRTGQCIYGIQTHTCATVKFDEQKLVTGSFDNTIACWEWSTGAKIQQFRGHTGAVFSVDYNDELDILVSGSADFSVKVWALSAGACLNTLTGHTEWVTKVILQKSEVESVVHSPGDYILLSADKYEIKVWPLGREINCKCLKTLSVSEDRSISLQPRLQFDGRYIICSSDLGVYQWDFASFEILRVIKTQDPANLSLLSFGEVFALLFDNHFLYVMDLRTEVISGRWPLPAYRKSKRGSSFLAGVTSWLNGLDGGNDSGLVFATSMPDHSIHLVLWKENG, from the exons ATGGAGAAGGCGGCCTTTGAGGGGTGGCTGGAGTCGGTCTCCGCCACTTTCCTTACACTGAGCGACCAGCAGAGGAACCAGTCTCTGGATCATCTCATCTCTCTGAGTGGAGCCGCTCAGCTGCGTCATCTGTCTAATGGGCTGGAGACGCTGCTCAAGCGTGACTTCCTGCGTCTACTTCCTCTGGAGCTGGCCTTCTACCTGCTGCGCTGGCTCGACCCGCAGACCCTGCTCACCTGCTGCCTGGTGTGTAAACAGTGGAATAAG GTGATAAGCTCGTGCACAGAGGTGTGGCAGGGTGTGTGTCGAGAGCTGGGCTGGAGGATCGATGAGTCCATTCAGGATGCGTCACACTGGAAGGGGGTCTACCTGAAGGCCAAACTGAGGATGATGCAGCTGAAGGACCAGGAGGCCTTCGAGACGTCCTCCCTCATAGGACACAGCGCTCGCGTCTATGCTCTCTACTATAAGGACGGCCTCCTGTGCACAG GGTCTGACGACCTCTCTGCCAAATTATGGGATGTGCGCACCGGGCAGTGCATTTATGGCATCCAGACACACACCTGCGCCACAGTGAAGTTTGATGAGCAGAAGCTTGTGACTGGGTCCTTCGACAACACCATTGCATGCTGGGAGTGGAGCACGGGGGCAAAAATCCAGCAGTTCCGTGGCCACACAGGAGCAG tcttcagtgtggactacaacgaTGAGCTGGACATTCTGGTGAGCGGCTCTGCAGACTTCTCTGTGAAGGTCTGGGCTCTGTCCGCTGGAGCCTGTCTCAACACTCTGACTGGACATACCGAGTGGGTGACCAAG GTGATCCTCCAGAAAAGTGAAGTAGAGTCTGTGGTTCACAGTCCTGGTGATTACATCCTCCTAAGTGCTGATAAGTATGAGATTAAG GTCTGGCCTTTAGGCAGGGAGATCAATTGTAAATGCCTGAAGACTCTGTCGGTGTCGGAGGACCGCAGCATCAGCCTCCAGCCTCGCCTGCAGTTTGACGGACGCTACATCATCTGCAGCTCCGACCTGGGGGTTTATCAGTGGGACTTTGCCAGCTTTGAGATTCTCAG GGTGATAAAAACCCAGGACCCAGCTAACCTGTCCCTGCTCAGTTTTGGCGAGGTGTTTGCTCTTCTTTTCGATAACCACTTCCTGTATGTGATGGACCTGAGGACAGAGGTGATCTCGGGCCGCTGGCCTCTGCCGGCCTACAGGAAGTCCAAAAGGGGATCCAGCTTCTTGGCCGGCGTGACATCATGGCTCAACGGCCTGGACGGGGGCAATGACTCTGGACTGGTGTTCGCCACGAGCATGCCCGACCATAGCATTCATTTAGTTCTGTGGAAGGAAAATGGATAA